The stretch of DNA GTGCCGTCCCTCAACGTCTCCGCGGGGCTGCTCGCCTTCTTCATGATGAAGACGTGGACGTCGGCGCTGGAGCGCTGCGGCGTCTTCCCGCGGCCCTTCACCCGGCAGGAGAACACGGTGGTGCAGACCTGCGTCATCTCCTGCTCCAGCATCGCCTTCTCCGGCGGCTTCGGCACCTACATCCTCGGCATGAGCCGCAAGATCGCCAAGGGCTTCGACGAGGCCAACAACACCATGAACGTCGAGGAGCCGTCGCTGTGGCGCGTCATGGCTTACCTCTTCCTCGTCAGCTTCGTGGGGCTCTTCTCCATCGTGCCCCTGAGGAAGATCATGATCATTAGCTACCGCCTCACCTACCCCTCCGGCTCCGCCACCGCCCACCTCATCAACAGCTTCCACACGCCCCAAGGCGCCATCCAGGCCAAGTacgttccttcttcttctccggcgacgTACGGCAATGGCGGATGTAGGAATATatgtatgtttgtttcatgttggcaATGGCAGGCAGCAGGTGTCGATCCTGTTCAAGTCGTTTCTAGGGAGCTTCCTGTGGTCCATGTTCCAGTGGTTCTACACGGCGGGGGACTCGTGCGGGTTCGGCTCCTTCCCGACGTTCGGGATGGAGGCCTACAACCGGCGCTTCTACTTCGACTTCTCGGCGACGTACgtcggggtggggatgatctgcccctacATCATCAACTTCTCGCTGCTCATCGGGAGCATCATCTCCTGGGGGATCATGTGGCCCTTCATCGAGAGCAAGAGGGGGGACTGGTACGACGCCAACCTCCCCAACAGCAGCCTCCACGGCCTCAACGGCTACCAGGTCTTCATCTCCATCGCCATGATCATGGGCGACGGCCTCTTCAACTTCTTCTCCATCCTCTTCCGCACCTCCTACGACATGTACCTCAAGCGCACCGGCCGCGCCAAGGCCAACACCGCGGGGGTCCCCTTCGCCGGCGCCGGCCTCGCGGGCGCCAACGAGAGGCAGGCGCTCAGCTTCGACGACCGCCGCCGCACGCAGATCTTCCTCAAGGACCAGATCCCCACCGTCGTCGCCGTGGGCGCCTACGTCGCCCTCGCCGGCATCTCCGTCCTCGCCATCCCGCACATCTTCCGCCAGCTCAAGCCCAAGCACGTCGTCTGGGCCTACGTCGTCGCCCCCATCTTCGCCTTCTGCAACGCCTACGGCACCGGCCTCACCGACTGGTCCCTCTCCAGCAGCTACGGCAAGctcgccatcttcatcttcggcgccaACATCGGCGCCAAGGACGGCGGGGTCATCGCCGGCCTCGCCGCCTGCGGCCTCATGATGGGGATCGTCTCCACCGCCTCCGACCTCATCCAGGACTTCAAGACGGGGTACCTCACCCTCACCTCCCCGCGCGCCATGTTCGTCAGCCAGGTCATCGGCACGGGGATCGGCTGCATCATCTCCCCCACTGTCTTCTGGATCTTCTACCAGGCCTACGACATCGGCAACGACGAGGGCTACCCGGCGCCCTACGCCAAGATCTACCGCGGCATCGCGCTCCTCGGCACCAACGGCTGGGACCAGCTGCCCAAGTACTGCCTCAGGTTCTGCGCCGCCTTCTTCATCCTCGCCATCGCCATCTGCGCGCTCAAGGAGGTGGCCAACAACAAGACGTGGTGGATCAGGGACTACATACCCAGCGCGCTCGGCatggccgtgcccttcttcctcggcTCCTTCTTCACCATCGACATGTGCGTGGGGAGCTTGATACTCTACATGTGGTCCAGGTCCGACAGGCTGCACGCGCAGATGTTCGCGCCGGCGGTGGCATCGGGGCTAATCTGCGGCGACGGGATTTGGTCGCTGCCGTCGTCGTTGCTGTCGCTAGGCAACGTGGAACCACCCATGTGCCTGAGGGTCTTCGACGCCGACACCAACTACGAGGTGGAGCAGTTCCTTTCGACCTTACCCATCCCGGCGTAGCCACATGATCCACGCATaccatttttcttctttttctttacaCATGCGTGCACGTTATATGTTCATGATCCATTGATCAATTAATGGATGATGGACATGATAGCTCAAAGGTTAGCTAGTACAGTGTTCTAGCCTTGTAACGTGAGGACGTGTAGGATGGATTGGATGGTGGTCTATATGTATGTATGTGTGTAATTGTTGCATTCACTAATTTGTATTCTCACGGAATTTGATTGGTTTTACTTGTTCTTCAGCTTCCTCCACTACCGGAGTAACCTAATATACCGGTGGCcttttctatgccgacggctttttgTCAGGGCCGTCGGCATATTCATCTATGTCAACGGCCTAAGAAAAACTGTCGGCACATCGCCATCTATGTCGACGGCCATCGTCGGCATAGATTGATGTAAGGCGACGGTTGTCGTCGGTATACAACCGTCGGCATAGATTGATGTAAGGCGACGGTTGTCGTCGGTATACAAAGATCGTCGGCATATAAGCGGCCTTGGCAATCCGGTCTCCAAGGGTCGGCTGACGCCGTCAAATCAATGCTGACGGCTCTgatggcagccgtcggcatagattaaatatttatttattttattttaaatcattttctTTTTTGATTAAAAATATGTTAATTTAAATCTGACTCTTCTAAACTTAAACACACACACAAATTGTATATTGTTTGGGGTAGAAtttccatagattatgaatatcttgtttgtttttatttttgagTGTGTTACAAATGTGATCGCGTGTACTTTTACATAGAGGTCCTTATACTTTGTTAAAATCATAAGTAATAGATACTTGCATTGGTTTTGacaaattttatatggtttttaatCAGAATCTTGAAAGGATTATGTTGTATACTATGTGGGAATCTATGCAAAgagcctggccgtcggcatagttccAAGCCACGATGCACCAGGGGCCGCCATGTGTTAGTTTTCTACAGACAGTCGTCAGCATGGGTGGGAATCCATGCCGATAGCAAGGCCGTCGGCATACTGTTGACACAtggccactagtagaaaaaaccccattcgtcccggttggtaagggccttttgtcccagtttgtgaaccgggactaaagggtcgttactaatgccctaaccctttagtcccggttcttacacgaaccggaacagatgggcctccacgtggccggtgcgccgagcccaggcaggagggcttttggtcccggttggtagcaccaaccgggaccaataggcatccacgcgtcagcatttcaggggccggGGTTTTATTTTTTtaagggggaggggggggggttgtggattttgggggtttaatttaggtgtttcatatattgtgttagctagctaattaatagagagaagtgtcctctcttatgtccgtgcttggtcgacgctatatatacatatatagagagaggactagacacgctagctagtaagcaaatgaaggaaacagaagatcgtcattaacatatgcatacagagagaagtgatatcgaccacctctccttctccgagagattggtcgaacaacaagttctcgtatatctatccgacactaccggctacatatatacaataattatctcttacaatgtaATTAAtgtcctaattatatatgaacacagggtccacatagtattctccgtcttcagcgatcacgtggtcaaggaagaatgccaccaattcctcttgaattgctcacatacgatctggtggtaggagttcatcccgcatccgaaacatcaaatttgaacaagggggtcaatacacacacacacacacacacacacacacacacacacatacacacacagatatatatatatatattattgcttaacacaacacaaatgatggtaataaaataaaattatgaatattattgcttacgcacttcatattgttcatcaGAGTAGCCccgttcacaggtcgtgtggcggatggactcgcaaatgtagtattcacagaaatcattcccttgttcctgccacaaccactttacaagaaatagaggtcaatcaaactgataagaaagcatgacaaatggtattgatgaaactagcgcttgaatcactaggagatgcgtggaacatgttactatagtacttactttcaggtgtctaaattgcagctttttCGGCAGTTCcgaagcttttttggtgaattttctccaaaccctaccagacaaagaaaacaattacttgatatcaggaaatgaacaaagttgctgatatggtggataatgatcgatttaacttacttctcgagcatttgagtcatgtccgcatagtcccgaggatcttttcgtctcgagtctaagacggttactagtccctgctcaagcttaatctctaggagaatatagtggaacctgcgcacgcatgcacaaCTCATCAATtaaattactataacctggactaataagggaaaccgaatatgcacaagatagtaacactcacttgaaattgtaaggaaagagtattatatctttgttttcatttattaccaacgaccgtagcagttggcctcggtatcttcggcacgatatttaacctcagttgcatctatgagatttgtgttaatgaacccaatatcgccgatttgtcttttcttcaattcggcgatcttcaatctgcataatatagtgaggataattataagtacatgcaatgaaagagctgacctatatatagagacttaatgacagaagtagtactacttacagacagtagcaagtgactgttgctttatcgagggccttttgattgaaaaactggaagaactcctcaaatggaacattcaacagttcaattccaacgaggtcatgctcctctctaactctcagcgtcaaagtattcctccccccagactctctgcaggttttcatgtaccaatcatggaaccttcgcatcatcgttgttagagatctttcatctttgacgagaggcttcccgtactcgtatttgtgttcctccacctccaagaactCATAACGAACaccatcgggcaggtaatctccaagattgctataaccgggcaccatcctcggatcattagtaggcaccttgagcggggggcacgattggttcgcttgttcgccgagctggggaatttttttcccagctcgttgttcttttaacctttgatcactgacagtacttcccgaccgctctgcttcgacaaatgactttgcaataatgcggtcatagttgcctttcggcggagactttgctggttttttcagggcagccagagtgcgcttcgctttcaccggatctactttctcctccggaggtggatgtttctttgctttcaccccttcaaagaagttcctcacttcggcTCGCGCGATcttggcgttctcctccggggtcctctcgtatggtaacttctctggagtcttcagagaaggaccgaatctgtattgcctcccgcctctggctgtattgATAGACGtcggcagagtagacggagcggctgcggctgtcttctttccttgcttacgaggcggaggagaaggactacgacgcgccggagcagccggagcggcggcgggtctcttccgcccttgctgacgaggcggagaaggaggaggctggctgctcgggcacgccggcgcaggcagagaaggaggcggagtgccgccacgcgccggagaagaaggccgagtgccctgatcgtcactcgccggaggaggaggcggtggaggaggcggagtgcctgactcgccggaggaggaggaggaggcggaggagtccagttcggaaggttgatgagctccttccgccataggcatggagtcttcagagtagaacccagccgagtcttcccttcaccggtagggtggtcaagctggaggtcctcaaatcccgctgttatttcatccaccatcaccctagcatatccttctggaatcggccgacagtgaaaagttgcgccgggttcagtaggaaaaacagagccaacaaccgccttgaccttcaaattcatccattgcgtcataaggtggcaattttgagactccgtgatagcatccacgggatagctggcaggagccgtcaagacatgctccggctgaagcagctcggcggaagccacgctgcttctccgctgagatggcggggtagcttcgagggaagcttcggcaggtcgcttgctgtgatttgcttctcgttcctctatcgcttgtacccttgcgtgcagcgcctgaatttgggcatgctccacttttttcctcctctcctagcatttgtaaccgcctgcgtccgaaaAAACAGcattccacggaacggagcctggcgtgcctcgtg from Triticum dicoccoides isolate Atlit2015 ecotype Zavitan chromosome 6A, WEW_v2.0, whole genome shotgun sequence encodes:
- the LOC119318911 gene encoding probable metal-nicotianamine transporter YSL8; the protein is MMEQAEGDAPAPAPAPAPAPAPVPPREAISLEKAFEGKTLPTWNEQITVRAVVVSAGLGTFLSFIVMKLNITSGIVPSLNVSAGLLAFFMMKTWTSALERCGVFPRPFTRQENTVVQTCVISCSSIAFSGGFGTYILGMSRKIAKGFDEANNTMNVEEPSLWRVMAYLFLVSFVGLFSIVPLRKIMIISYRLTYPSGSATAHLINSFHTPQGAIQAKQQVSILFKSFLGSFLWSMFQWFYTAGDSCGFGSFPTFGMEAYNRRFYFDFSATYVGVGMICPYIINFSLLIGSIISWGIMWPFIESKRGDWYDANLPNSSLHGLNGYQVFISIAMIMGDGLFNFFSILFRTSYDMYLKRTGRAKANTAGVPFAGAGLAGANERQALSFDDRRRTQIFLKDQIPTVVAVGAYVALAGISVLAIPHIFRQLKPKHVVWAYVVAPIFAFCNAYGTGLTDWSLSSSYGKLAIFIFGANIGAKDGGVIAGLAACGLMMGIVSTASDLIQDFKTGYLTLTSPRAMFVSQVIGTGIGCIISPTVFWIFYQAYDIGNDEGYPAPYAKIYRGIALLGTNGWDQLPKYCLRFCAAFFILAIAICALKEVANNKTWWIRDYIPSALGMAVPFFLGSFFTIDMCVGSLILYMWSRSDRLHAQMFAPAVASGLICGDGIWSLPSSLLSLGNVEPPMCLRVFDADTNYEVEQFLSTLPIPA